The following coding sequences are from one Streptomyces sp. NBC_01485 window:
- a CDS encoding acyltransferase — protein MNYRVQPSAQVDASAEIGAGSSVWDLAQIREGARLGEGCVVGRGAYVGSGVRMGDNCKLQNYALVYEPAELGDGVFIGPAVVLTNDHNPRSVDPEGKQKRGGDWEAVGVKISDGASIGARSVCVAPITIGRWAMVAAGAVVTKDVPDFALVVGVPARRVGWVGHVGVRLVERDGEPGVWECPQTGSRYEEKDGVLTERAV, from the coding sequence GTGAACTACAGGGTCCAGCCCAGTGCGCAGGTCGACGCGAGTGCCGAGATCGGCGCCGGGAGCAGTGTGTGGGACCTCGCGCAGATCCGGGAAGGCGCGCGGCTCGGCGAGGGCTGTGTGGTCGGGCGTGGCGCGTACGTCGGCTCCGGGGTGCGGATGGGCGACAACTGCAAGCTGCAGAACTACGCGCTCGTCTACGAGCCGGCCGAGCTCGGTGACGGTGTCTTCATCGGCCCCGCCGTGGTCCTCACCAACGACCACAACCCGCGTTCCGTGGACCCCGAGGGCAAGCAGAAGCGCGGCGGCGACTGGGAGGCCGTCGGCGTGAAGATCTCCGACGGGGCGTCCATCGGGGCCCGCTCGGTGTGCGTCGCGCCGATCACCATCGGCCGCTGGGCGATGGTCGCCGCGGGCGCCGTCGTCACCAAGGACGTGCCCGACTTCGCGCTGGTCGTGGGCGTGCCGGCCCGTCGGGTCGGCTGGGTCGGACACGTCGGCGTGCGGCTGGTCGAACGCGACGGCGAGCCGGGGGTGTGGGAGTGCCCGCAGACCGGTTCCCGGTACGAGGAGAAGGACGGGGTGCTCACCGAGCGCGCCGTGTGA
- a CDS encoding LamG domain-containing protein yields MFTRQRGHSWRQAVRSAAIAVALLAGAVQTIGAGATPALAEDGAASAAADRSPESQASALAAKTGERVAVDAVTTDSSQVFANPDGTFTQETNAAPVRARKDDGTWASIDTTLVRESDGSVRAKNTTADLTFSGGGSGNGLVTLEDEGHELKLGWPAALPEPRLDGATAIYAKVLPDVDLKLTALSSGYTSVLVVKTAEAAKNPALATIRMTVSGGGLDISPTADGGFVARDGDGTPVFESPAGRMWDSAGDTTATATAGVSTQLARTASAEAETEAEPEPTEAAPLPAAGGEPASSEGPGIGDAAAEIPLKVTGTTLEITPDPALLHGEDTVFPLYIDPPTKGIALGDWTALASNGTKYWEFDGDKGVGRCSNYAGYLCASIPYTQRMYFEYPLSSIHGKKILDATMEVYQLWTFSCDPHWYDLSRVDKGISSSTTWSSRPAGVDLMGDREVAYGRGTLCSPSQPANWVRFSDNVSGGETNENLTTTLASYAASKKAEITFSLTAHDESDAGAWARFRNDAKLSVTYVSYPSAPTEAKVQDGTSGKACGTSAVPQVTGDTTPKVYGTVQSADGSQAQLRAAFEIWKADGTSRAWAANSPAGAWVADNAVRDATSPALTPQTDYRLRVKTQAYYMTDRGATGVLDSAWSSWCYFRVDTDSPPPPVVSSSDGRYQPAETNQAADGVGVTGEFLFTPADTNPATAGIQSDVVSYKWRLNSGAVSAPITVAKGTAAKANITPNQVGENTVQVWGYDAAGHSSLTGYYSFLANSGAKPSGMWHFDGNGNDSTTTATPHALSTGSGASYDGPGRGGAASLKLDGTAGYAQSSGPVVDTTKSFSISAWIRLSDASRNQTVVSQQATTLSGFALHYSATSKRFVFSRYHTDVAAPTASRSISLAAPAAGVWTHLTGVYDAVGQTVLLYVNGRPQGSPVAFTTPWAAAGPLQIGRFHNSVGYAEQFNGLIDEVHVWSRVLADSEVVQDAGLEDEDSSDGTSGDPVSTLVAKWDATDTVNATGTTIKDNTSGFARVLTLSGATLTQITTGADPDTGETGTTKQTMQLNGTQAYASATGPIVDDTGSFTATAWVTLDPAKFTDTTKSYAVQVFGQSGATQSSWGVWYEQPAGSSQGRWTFGRPDKDGTGAVWTKSESDAVSAAELNGDPVMLTIVYDAQTAVDTANGPKLGSLILYVDSARMGSEDDVSFPAPWQGSGAFEVGRAKIDGAATRYFPGTVDSVRVWSGATPTSVIADRWNTEQ; encoded by the coding sequence GTGTTTACGCGGCAACGGGGGCACAGTTGGCGGCAGGCGGTACGGAGTGCGGCGATAGCCGTCGCGCTCCTGGCGGGCGCGGTCCAGACGATCGGGGCCGGGGCGACTCCAGCACTCGCCGAGGACGGGGCGGCTTCGGCAGCGGCTGACAGGAGTCCGGAGTCGCAGGCGAGCGCTCTCGCGGCGAAGACCGGTGAGCGGGTGGCCGTGGACGCGGTGACCACCGATTCGTCCCAGGTCTTCGCCAACCCGGACGGCACCTTCACGCAGGAGACGAACGCGGCCCCGGTCCGTGCCCGGAAGGACGACGGCACCTGGGCCTCCATCGACACCACCCTCGTGCGTGAGTCCGACGGCTCCGTGCGGGCGAAGAACACGACGGCAGATCTCACTTTCTCGGGCGGCGGCAGCGGGAACGGACTGGTCACGCTGGAGGACGAGGGGCACGAGCTGAAGCTCGGCTGGCCCGCCGCGCTCCCTGAGCCCCGGCTCGACGGCGCCACCGCCATCTACGCCAAAGTCCTCCCCGACGTCGATCTGAAACTGACCGCGCTGAGTTCCGGCTACACGTCGGTGCTCGTGGTCAAGACCGCGGAGGCGGCGAAGAACCCGGCGCTCGCGACGATCCGGATGACCGTCTCCGGCGGAGGCCTGGACATCTCCCCGACGGCCGATGGCGGTTTCGTCGCGCGCGACGGCGACGGCACCCCGGTCTTCGAGAGCCCGGCAGGGCGGATGTGGGACTCGGCCGGTGACACCACGGCCACCGCCACGGCCGGGGTCTCGACGCAGCTGGCCCGCACCGCTTCGGCAGAGGCGGAGACGGAGGCCGAGCCGGAACCGACAGAGGCGGCCCCGCTGCCCGCCGCCGGGGGCGAGCCGGCTTCTTCGGAGGGCCCGGGCATCGGTGACGCGGCGGCCGAGATCCCGCTCAAGGTCACCGGCACCACCCTGGAGATCACGCCCGATCCGGCTCTCCTCCACGGCGAGGACACCGTCTTCCCGTTGTACATCGACCCGCCGACCAAGGGCATCGCACTGGGCGACTGGACGGCCCTCGCCTCCAACGGCACCAAGTACTGGGAGTTCGACGGGGACAAGGGCGTGGGTCGCTGCTCCAACTACGCCGGCTACCTCTGCGCCAGCATCCCGTACACCCAGCGCATGTACTTCGAGTACCCGCTCTCGTCGATCCACGGCAAGAAGATCCTGGACGCGACGATGGAGGTGTACCAGCTCTGGACGTTCAGTTGCGATCCGCACTGGTACGACCTGAGCCGCGTGGACAAGGGCATCTCCTCCAGCACCACCTGGTCGTCCCGCCCCGCCGGCGTGGATCTGATGGGCGACCGGGAAGTGGCTTACGGGCGAGGCACCCTGTGCAGCCCGTCGCAGCCGGCGAACTGGGTGCGCTTCAGCGACAACGTCTCCGGCGGGGAGACCAACGAGAACCTGACGACCACCCTCGCGTCCTACGCCGCGAGCAAGAAGGCCGAGATCACCTTCTCGCTGACCGCGCACGACGAGTCCGACGCCGGCGCCTGGGCGCGGTTCCGCAACGACGCGAAGCTGTCGGTGACGTACGTCTCCTACCCCTCCGCGCCGACCGAGGCAAAGGTCCAGGACGGCACCAGCGGCAAGGCGTGCGGGACTTCCGCCGTACCGCAGGTCACCGGCGACACCACACCGAAGGTGTACGGCACGGTGCAGTCGGCGGACGGATCGCAGGCACAACTGCGTGCGGCGTTCGAGATCTGGAAGGCGGACGGCACCAGCCGTGCCTGGGCGGCGAACTCTCCCGCCGGCGCCTGGGTGGCGGACAACGCGGTGCGTGACGCCACGTCGCCCGCACTGACCCCGCAGACGGACTACAGACTGCGGGTCAAGACACAGGCCTACTACATGACTGACCGAGGCGCCACCGGTGTTCTGGACTCGGCCTGGTCGTCCTGGTGCTACTTCCGGGTCGACACCGATTCCCCGCCGCCTCCGGTGGTGTCCAGCTCGGACGGCCGCTACCAGCCCGCCGAGACGAACCAGGCCGCGGACGGTGTGGGTGTGACGGGCGAGTTCCTCTTCACCCCCGCTGACACCAACCCCGCCACGGCCGGCATCCAGTCCGACGTCGTCAGCTACAAGTGGCGGCTGAACAGCGGCGCGGTGTCCGCACCGATCACCGTTGCGAAGGGCACGGCCGCCAAGGCGAACATCACGCCGAACCAGGTCGGTGAGAACACCGTCCAGGTCTGGGGCTACGACGCGGCCGGTCACAGCTCACTCACGGGCTACTACAGCTTCCTCGCCAACTCCGGTGCGAAGCCCTCCGGCATGTGGCACTTCGACGGCAACGGCAACGACTCCACGACAACAGCCACGCCCCATGCACTGTCCACGGGATCAGGGGCTTCGTACGACGGCCCAGGCCGTGGAGGAGCGGCTTCGCTGAAACTGGACGGCACGGCGGGCTATGCCCAGTCGTCCGGGCCAGTGGTGGACACGACCAAGTCGTTCAGTATCTCCGCCTGGATCCGGCTCTCGGACGCCTCCCGCAACCAGACCGTCGTCTCTCAGCAGGCCACCACGCTGTCGGGTTTCGCGCTGCACTACTCGGCCACCAGCAAGCGGTTCGTATTCTCCCGTTACCACACTGACGTGGCTGCTCCGACGGCGAGCCGCTCCATCTCTCTCGCCGCCCCCGCGGCAGGGGTGTGGACCCACCTCACCGGTGTGTACGACGCTGTGGGCCAGACCGTGCTGTTGTATGTGAACGGCCGTCCCCAGGGTTCTCCCGTGGCCTTCACCACGCCGTGGGCGGCGGCCGGACCACTCCAGATCGGTCGGTTCCACAACAGCGTCGGCTACGCCGAGCAGTTCAACGGGCTCATCGACGAGGTACACGTCTGGTCCCGGGTGCTCGCCGATTCGGAGGTCGTACAGGACGCCGGCCTTGAGGACGAGGACAGCAGCGACGGCACTTCCGGTGATCCGGTGTCGACGCTCGTCGCCAAGTGGGACGCCACGGACACGGTGAACGCGACCGGCACCACGATCAAGGACAACACCAGCGGATTCGCCCGCGTTCTGACCCTCAGCGGGGCGACGCTGACCCAGATCACCACCGGTGCGGATCCGGACACCGGCGAGACCGGCACGACCAAGCAGACGATGCAACTGAACGGCACCCAGGCCTACGCCTCGGCGACCGGCCCGATCGTGGACGACACCGGCTCGTTCACGGCCACCGCCTGGGTGACGCTGGACCCCGCCAAGTTCACCGACACCACCAAGTCGTACGCGGTGCAGGTGTTCGGTCAGTCAGGGGCGACGCAGTCTTCCTGGGGCGTCTGGTACGAGCAGCCGGCCGGGAGCAGCCAGGGTCGTTGGACCTTCGGCCGCCCCGACAAGGACGGCACCGGTGCGGTCTGGACGAAGAGCGAGTCCGACGCCGTCAGCGCCGCTGAACTCAACGGCGATCCGGTCATGCTGACGATCGTGTACGACGCGCAGACGGCAGTCGACACCGCCAACGGCCCGAAGCTCGGTTCGCTCATCCTCTACGTCGACAGCGCACGCATGGGCAGCGAGGACGACGTGTCCTTCCCGGCTCCGTGGCAGGGCAGCGGGGCGTTCGAGGTTGGACGGGCGAAGATCGACGGCGCTGCCACGCGCTACTTCCCCGGAACGGTCGACAGCGTCCGGGTCTGGTCCGGCGCCACGCCCACCAGTGTGATCGCCGACCGCTGGAACACCGAGCAGTAG
- the wecB gene encoding non-hydrolyzing UDP-N-acetylglucosamine 2-epimerase, which translates to MKVISIVGARPQLVKLAPIAAAFAETEHEHVIVHTGQHYDADLSDVFFSGLGIPDPDVHLGVGSGSHGVQTGAVLSALDPVLEREQPDWVLVYGDTNSTIAGALSAVKMHLPVAHLEAGLRSFNRRMPEEHNRVLTDHSADLLLAPTEEAVRHLASEGLADRTRLAGDVMVDICLRIRDQVRAGEFAAPELPEGIDPAKPFLLATLHRPDNTDDPERLAAIVGSLAKLPVPVALAAHPRLVARAQEHGIDLAQGNLHVCRPLPYASLVAAVLASVGVVTDSGGLQKEAFLLERICTTIRPETEWVETVHTGWNVLVPDPHTLSPQEWAETVTRAVPTDDPGTPYGDGRAAHNVVRLMEEWKGGSRPA; encoded by the coding sequence GTGAAAGTCATCAGCATCGTCGGTGCCCGTCCTCAGTTGGTGAAGCTCGCGCCCATCGCGGCGGCCTTCGCCGAGACCGAGCACGAGCACGTCATCGTGCACACCGGGCAGCACTACGACGCCGACCTCTCCGACGTCTTCTTCTCGGGACTCGGCATCCCCGACCCCGACGTCCACCTGGGCGTCGGCTCCGGCAGCCACGGCGTGCAGACCGGCGCCGTCCTCTCCGCGCTCGACCCGGTCCTCGAGCGTGAGCAGCCCGACTGGGTGCTCGTCTACGGCGACACCAACTCCACGATCGCCGGCGCGCTGTCCGCGGTGAAGATGCACCTGCCGGTGGCGCACCTGGAGGCGGGCCTGCGCTCCTTCAACCGGCGGATGCCGGAGGAGCACAACCGCGTCCTCACCGACCACAGCGCCGACCTGCTGCTCGCGCCCACCGAGGAGGCCGTGCGCCACCTCGCGAGCGAGGGCCTCGCCGACCGCACCCGGCTGGCCGGCGACGTGATGGTCGACATCTGCCTGCGCATCCGCGACCAGGTCCGCGCCGGCGAGTTCGCCGCGCCGGAGCTGCCCGAGGGCATCGACCCGGCGAAGCCCTTCCTGCTGGCGACCCTGCACCGCCCGGACAACACCGACGACCCCGAGCGGCTCGCCGCGATCGTCGGCTCGCTCGCCAAGCTGCCGGTGCCGGTGGCCCTCGCCGCCCACCCGCGGCTGGTCGCCCGCGCCCAGGAGCACGGCATCGACCTGGCCCAGGGCAACCTGCACGTCTGCCGCCCGCTGCCGTACGCGAGCCTGGTCGCCGCCGTGCTGGCCTCGGTCGGCGTGGTGACGGACTCCGGCGGTCTGCAGAAGGAGGCGTTCCTGCTGGAGCGCATCTGCACCACCATCCGCCCGGAGACGGAGTGGGTGGAAACCGTTCACACCGGTTGGAACGTCCTCGTACCCGACCCGCACACGCTGTCGCCCCAGGAGTGGGCCGAGACCGTGACCCGTGCCGTGCCGACCGACGACCCCGGCACGCCGTACGGCGACGGCCGCGCGGCGCACAACGTCGTCCGTCTCATGGAGGAATGGAAGGGGGGCAGCCGGCCCGCCTGA
- a CDS encoding RHS repeat domain-containing protein, with the protein MSISYDSASVDGRTAGENNQTSVVGEGFSITESYIERKYGSCKDDGQSGKGDLCWKYANATLVLNGKAVELVNACADKAACDTAALSEASGGSWKLKNEDGTRVEHLTGATGNGDNNTEYWKVTDVSGTQYFFGKHRMPGWSDKGTTSTADDDPVTNSVWTVPVFGDDSGEPCHKSTGFADSFCNQAWRWNLDYVVDTHANASTYWYTPETNYYSKNADTTVNGTGYTRGGYLDRIDYGLRSDLIHTKPAAQQVRFTYAERCVVSGGCSSLTAATKANWPDVPFDMICAASTKCTTQIGPSFFTRKRLTDVTTSVWTGTGTTRRDVDTWHLEQDFPDTGDASSASLWLKSIQNTGKANTTAAAMPPVVFGGIQLPNHVEGSGPDTLRYIKWRVRTIKSETGSTLTANYSDPDCVWGSSMPADVDKNTRRCFPVKWSQSGATPTTDWFHKYVVTSVFQDDPYGHGDTGETYYDYQGGAGWAYADDEGLTKTSNRTWSQWRGYGKVVETSGDSEGPRSKKSTLYMRGLNGEKELDGTARAEKVTDSTGTAIDDSRQYTGFVRETIVYNGTEELSGTINTPWSSKTGSHTYTWGTTDSWIVQAGETATRTKTSTGTRTVKQKTTYDTTYGMPITVEDSGDAAKTGDESCVRTSYARNTSAWLVAKVSRAEVYSVSCAATPVVPGDVVSDVTTAYDGQAVGVAPTKGDVTASYRVASYDPVNKTPAYQKVSSSTYDKLGRPLTETNALNRTVSTTYVPDDNGYGPLTSKTSIDPKLYTSTTQVDPAWGTAAKTTDANGNVTEWSFDALGRLVSIWKPDRSRKLGDAATTVYAYSVNNDKETWVRTDALKADGKTYNSSYEILDGLLRSRQKQVPAPNGGRVISETLYDDRGLAYVSNSQVHDNSAPSGSLANTYPGSVPASTETVFDAAGRATESIFRVYDQEKWRTKTEYQGDRTAATAAVGGTGTLSITDARGRIIERREYGGPDPTGSDYTRTLFEHDASGRLTKMTGPDNAVWSYGYDLRGRKTTSTDPDKGTVTTAYNDADQPVTTTTTLDQVTRTVITDYDELGRKTGTWDGVKDNTHQLTKFTYDSLAKGQVTAAIRYVGGTTGKIYSQAVTGYDALGRAKGTKTVLAATDLLVVAGAPQTFTTSTVYNRDGTVQSTSMPAVAGLPAETVANSYNDLGMLTGTDGMTDYVQNIGYSSYGEIEETRLGTSTGAKQLQILNRYEDGTRRLANTHTVDQTNTGYTSDVDYAYDATGNVKSIADSAGGKDTQCFAYDGYRRLTEAWTPSSNDCATARSASALGGPAPYWTSWTYKPGGLRDTQTDHKATSDAETDYGYPVVNASGTGQPHTLTSLTVDGSTAKALTYDEQGNTTKRYGPTGIAQSLTWDIEGELTHLAEGTKATDYLYDANGDLLIRRGPDKSVLYLAGQELHYDTAAKKFSAQRYYAAGDVSAVRTETSLTWMVDDHHGTASMTVDATTQAVTRRYTKPFGETRGAAPSAWPDDKGFLGKPADADTGLTHIGAREYDPATGRFLSVDPVLAPEDHESLNGYAYANNTPVTKSDPTGLRPITGCEQGCSDGKGGTYRDHMTMGANGTWVYHSTKTYVTKVPGTSSTYISATVQTRGGKTTSVNVAVFKKGPNPAPDRKDGKKGPDGTETTDLSAEELVAVWAMGGPTEITLPPDGEFVRQLRTEDHFRSFTRKIQGLIKDGVYRTNKESFDKSHAKRSDFEKAWEGLTDLTGFFTAGIYGASPASLALGSYNLDYELLGVSCRPAQTDSEWDKGALVGQVQVEVSNRMTVASATRSLSDDGYKNGSSNPVMKAGSDAVKRIWPDGQRDIEVKISWVEEVYVPN; encoded by the coding sequence CTGTCGATCTCCTACGACTCCGCCTCGGTGGACGGCCGTACGGCAGGCGAGAACAACCAGACCTCGGTGGTCGGCGAAGGCTTCTCGATCACCGAGTCCTACATCGAGCGCAAGTACGGCTCCTGCAAGGACGACGGCCAGTCCGGCAAGGGCGACCTGTGCTGGAAGTACGCCAACGCCACCCTGGTCCTCAACGGCAAGGCGGTGGAGCTGGTCAACGCCTGCGCCGACAAGGCGGCCTGTGACACCGCCGCCCTGTCCGAGGCGTCCGGCGGTTCATGGAAGCTGAAGAACGAGGACGGCACCCGCGTCGAGCATCTGACCGGCGCCACCGGCAACGGCGACAACAACACCGAGTACTGGAAGGTCACGGACGTCTCCGGCACCCAGTACTTCTTCGGCAAGCACCGCATGCCCGGCTGGAGCGACAAGGGCACCACCTCCACCGCCGACGACGACCCGGTCACCAACTCCGTGTGGACCGTCCCGGTCTTCGGCGACGACTCCGGCGAGCCCTGCCACAAGTCCACCGGCTTCGCCGACTCCTTCTGCAACCAGGCCTGGCGCTGGAACCTCGACTACGTCGTGGACACCCACGCCAACGCCTCCACCTACTGGTACACCCCGGAGACGAACTACTACTCCAAGAACGCCGACACCACCGTCAACGGCACCGGCTACACCCGCGGCGGCTACCTCGACCGCATCGACTACGGACTGCGCAGCGACCTGATCCACACCAAGCCCGCCGCCCAGCAGGTCCGCTTCACCTACGCCGAGCGCTGCGTCGTCTCGGGCGGCTGCTCCAGCCTGACCGCAGCCACCAAGGCCAACTGGCCCGACGTGCCCTTCGACATGATCTGCGCGGCCAGTACCAAGTGCACCACCCAGATCGGCCCGTCCTTCTTCACCCGCAAGCGCCTCACCGACGTCACCACCTCGGTGTGGACCGGCACCGGCACCACCCGCCGGGACGTGGACACCTGGCACCTTGAGCAGGACTTCCCCGACACCGGCGACGCCTCCTCGGCGAGCCTGTGGCTGAAGTCCATCCAGAACACCGGCAAGGCCAACACCACCGCGGCCGCCATGCCGCCGGTCGTCTTCGGCGGCATCCAGCTGCCCAACCACGTCGAGGGCAGCGGCCCGGACACCCTGCGCTACATCAAGTGGCGGGTACGCACCATCAAGTCCGAGACCGGCTCCACCCTCACCGCCAACTACTCCGACCCCGACTGCGTCTGGGGCTCGAGCATGCCGGCGGACGTCGACAAGAACACCCGCCGCTGCTTCCCGGTCAAGTGGTCCCAGTCCGGGGCGACTCCGACCACGGACTGGTTCCACAAGTACGTGGTGACGTCCGTCTTCCAGGACGACCCCTACGGCCACGGCGACACCGGCGAGACGTACTACGACTACCAGGGCGGCGCCGGATGGGCCTACGCCGACGACGAGGGCCTGACCAAGACCTCCAACCGCACCTGGTCACAGTGGCGCGGCTACGGCAAGGTCGTCGAGACCTCCGGCGACTCCGAGGGCCCGCGCTCCAAGAAGTCCACCCTCTACATGCGCGGCCTGAACGGCGAGAAGGAACTCGACGGCACCGCCCGCGCCGAGAAGGTCACCGACTCCACCGGCACAGCCATCGACGACTCCCGCCAGTACACCGGCTTCGTCCGCGAGACCATCGTCTACAACGGCACCGAAGAACTCAGCGGCACCATCAACACCCCCTGGTCGTCCAAGACCGGCAGCCACACCTACACCTGGGGCACCACCGACTCCTGGATCGTCCAGGCCGGTGAGACCGCCACCCGCACCAAGACCTCCACCGGCACCCGCACGGTCAAGCAGAAAACCACGTACGACACCACGTACGGCATGCCGATCACCGTGGAGGACAGCGGCGACGCCGCCAAGACCGGCGACGAGTCATGCGTGCGGACCAGCTACGCCCGTAACACCTCGGCCTGGCTGGTGGCCAAGGTCAGTCGCGCCGAGGTGTACTCCGTCTCCTGCGCGGCCACTCCGGTGGTTCCCGGGGACGTCGTGTCCGACGTCACCACGGCCTACGACGGCCAGGCGGTCGGCGTAGCGCCCACCAAGGGCGACGTCACCGCCTCCTACCGGGTGGCAAGCTACGACCCGGTGAACAAGACGCCCGCCTACCAGAAAGTCTCCAGCTCCACATACGACAAACTGGGCCGGCCGCTCACCGAGACCAACGCCCTGAACCGCACGGTCTCGACCACCTATGTCCCCGACGACAACGGCTACGGCCCGCTGACGTCCAAGACCTCCATCGACCCCAAGCTCTACACCTCCACCACTCAGGTGGACCCGGCCTGGGGCACGGCCGCCAAAACCACCGACGCCAACGGCAACGTCACCGAATGGTCCTTCGACGCGCTCGGACGCCTGGTCTCGATCTGGAAGCCGGACCGCTCCCGCAAGCTCGGCGACGCCGCCACCACCGTCTACGCCTACAGCGTCAACAACGACAAGGAGACCTGGGTCCGCACCGACGCCCTCAAGGCCGACGGAAAGACCTACAACAGCTCCTACGAGATCCTCGACGGCCTGCTGCGCTCCCGCCAGAAGCAGGTCCCCGCGCCGAACGGCGGCCGGGTGATCTCCGAAACCCTCTACGACGACCGCGGCCTGGCGTACGTATCCAACAGCCAAGTGCACGACAACAGCGCCCCCTCGGGCAGCCTGGCCAACACCTACCCCGGCTCCGTCCCCGCCTCCACCGAAACGGTCTTCGACGCCGCTGGCCGCGCCACCGAATCGATCTTCCGGGTCTACGACCAGGAGAAATGGCGCACCAAGACCGAATACCAGGGCGACCGCACCGCCGCCACCGCTGCCGTGGGCGGCACCGGCACCCTGAGCATCACTGACGCCCGCGGCAGGATCATCGAGCGCCGCGAGTACGGCGGCCCCGACCCGACCGGCAGTGACTACACCCGCACGCTCTTCGAGCACGACGCCTCCGGCCGGCTGACGAAGATGACGGGCCCGGACAACGCCGTCTGGTCGTACGGCTACGACCTGCGCGGCCGCAAGACCACCTCCACCGACCCCGACAAGGGCACCGTCACCACCGCCTACAACGATGCCGACCAGCCGGTGACCACCACGACGACGCTCGACCAGGTCACCCGTACCGTGATCACTGACTACGACGAGCTCGGCCGCAAGACCGGCACCTGGGACGGGGTGAAGGACAACACCCACCAGTTGACCAAATTCACCTACGACTCTCTCGCCAAGGGACAGGTGACCGCGGCCATCCGGTACGTCGGCGGCACCACCGGCAAGATCTACTCCCAGGCCGTCACCGGCTACGACGCGCTCGGCCGTGCCAAGGGCACCAAGACCGTCCTCGCCGCCACCGACCTGCTGGTCGTCGCAGGCGCGCCGCAGACCTTCACCACCTCCACCGTCTACAACAGGGACGGCACGGTCCAGTCCACCTCGATGCCCGCGGTGGCCGGCCTGCCCGCCGAGACCGTGGCCAACAGCTACAACGACCTCGGCATGCTCACCGGCACCGACGGCATGACCGACTACGTCCAGAACATCGGCTACTCCTCCTACGGTGAGATCGAGGAGACCCGCCTGGGCACCTCCACCGGCGCCAAGCAGCTCCAGATCCTCAACCGCTACGAGGACGGCACCCGCCGGCTGGCCAACACCCACACCGTCGACCAGACCAACACCGGCTACACCAGCGACGTCGACTACGCCTACGACGCCACCGGCAACGTCAAGTCGATCGCCGACAGCGCGGGCGGCAAGGACACCCAGTGCTTCGCCTACGACGGCTACCGCCGTCTGACCGAAGCCTGGACCCCGTCCTCCAACGACTGTGCCACCGCCCGCTCGGCGAGCGCCCTCGGCGGGCCGGCCCCGTACTGGACCAGCTGGACCTACAAGCCCGGCGGCCTGCGCGACACCCAGACCGACCACAAGGCCACCAGTGATGCCGAGACCGACTACGGCTACCCCGTGGTCAATGCCTCCGGCACCGGCCAGCCACACACCCTGACCTCGCTCACCGTCGACGGCAGCACCGCCAAGGCGCTTACGTACGACGAGCAGGGCAACACCACCAAGCGCTACGGCCCCACCGGCATCGCGCAGAGCCTCACCTGGGACATCGAAGGAGAACTCACCCACCTCGCCGAGGGCACCAAGGCCACCGACTATCTCTACGACGCCAATGGCGACCTGCTGATCCGCCGCGGCCCCGACAAGAGCGTCCTCTACCTGGCCGGCCAGGAACTCCACTACGACACCGCGGCCAAGAAGTTCAGCGCCCAGCGCTACTACGCGGCCGGTGACGTCAGCGCCGTCCGCACCGAGACCAGCCTGACCTGGATGGTCGACGATCACCACGGCACCGCCTCGATGACAGTGGACGCCACCACCCAGGCTGTGACCCGCCGCTACACCAAGCCTTTCGGCGAGACTCGCGGAGCGGCACCGTCGGCCTGGCCCGACGACAAGGGTTTCCTCGGCAAACCCGCCGACGCCGACACCGGACTCACCCACATCGGCGCCCGCGAGTACGACCCGGCCACCGGACGCTTCCTCTCCGTCGACCCCGTCCTCGCTCCTGAGGACCACGAGTCCCTCAACGGCTATGCCTACGCCAACAACACCCCCGTCACCAAGTCCGACCCCACCGGCCTACGACCGATCACGGGCTGTGAGCAGGGGTGCAGCGACGGCAAGGGCGGTACCTACCGGGACCACATGACGATGGGCGCCAACGGGACGTGGGTCTACCACTCCACCAAGACCTACGTGACCAAGGTCCCCGGCACGTCGAGCACGTACATCAGCGCGACGGTGCAGACCCGCGGCGGAAAGACGACCTCGGTCAACGTCGCTGTCTTCAAGAAGGGGCCGAACCCTGCGCCGGATCGGAAAGACGGCAAGAAGGGGCCCGACGGTACCGAGACCACAGACCTCTCTGCCGAGGAACTGGTCGCGGTCTGGGCGATGGGCGGACCGACGGAGATCACCCTTCCTCCGGACGGCGAATTCGTCAGACAGCTACGCACGGAGGACCACTTCAGATCATTCACCAGAAAGATACAGGGCCTGATCAAGGACGGAGTGTATCGCACGAACAAGGAGTCGTTCGATAAGTCTCACGCCAAGCGCAGCGATTTCGAAAAGGCATGGGAAGGACTTACTGACTTGACTGGGTTCTTCACTGCGGGAATCTACGGGGCCAGCCCCGCAAGCCTTGCGCTCGGCTCCTACAACCTCGACTACGAACTGCTCGGGGTGTCCTGCCGGCCGGCTCAGACGGATTCAGAGTGGGACAAGGGAGCTCTTGTCGGCCAAGTGCAGGTGGAGGTGTCCAACCGCATGACGGTAGCCTCGGCCACGCGCAGCCTTTCGGACGACGGGTACAAGAACGGAAGCAGCAACCCTGTCATGAAGGCGGGTTCGGACGCCGTCAAGCGGATCTGGCCTGACGGCCAGAGAGACATAGAAGTGAAGATCTCCTGGGTCGAGGAAGTATATGTACCGAATTAA